The sequence below is a genomic window from Halodesulfovibrio sp. MK-HDV.
CATTGTGCCGGGATACCCTTCTTCGCCTGCTTCTTTACGGAGCGCGTCGAGATAGTCACTGCGTTTTGTAAATTCTTCTTCACCAAGGCAGGGGATGATGCCGCCGGACTCAGTGTATTCGATGTCGATGCCGGAAGTTTCTTTAAGATCTTTGGCAAGGTCGCCAAAAAGCTTGGAAGAGTTGAAGCACCATTCAACATAGTCTCTATTTCCCAGCGCCTTTGACTGACACCAGACGAGTCCCATGTTGCTTCGGGAGGCTCTGTCTACAGGAGGTGTTGCGTCTACTACGCCAACGCTGACCCCTTTTTTAGCAAGCCCGTAGCCCACAGCCGCGCCGGTGACGCCGCCGCCCACAATGAGCACATCAAAATTTTGTCGCATTATGCGATCCTCTTTTTACCTGCAGTAACGTCGTATCTGCTAAAAAATATTTTTAAGCAGCATCCAGATTTCCGGTGCAGTCTCCGTAATCTGGAGATAATGAGTAAATGGAAAAAAAGTAGCTGACAGAGTTACTCCGGCAAGGTTTATGCCGCCGGAAGTACGCCATGTTACGGCTTTCTGTAAGCTATTGCGTCAACTTCGATCTTACAGTCGCACATCATAGTTCCCTGAATGGTTACTCGTGCCGGTGCGTGCTCTATGTCGAAGAATTCAGCGAAAACTTTATTGAATTCAGCAAAGTCGCGTGGGTCATCAATCCATACGCCTACGCGTACAACGTCTTTCATTTCGTAGCCGGAGTTGGTGATGACGGTGACAAGGTTCGTTAACGTAAGACGAGCCTGATCAATCATGCTGCCAGCGTTTAATTCACCTTTTGCATCGCGAGGAACCTGACCGGTAACGTAAAGCCAACCATTTGCTTCCACCGCGTTAGAAACAGGAAGTCTTGGGTGTGTTCCGTGTCGTGTAATTGCAGACATTGTATGAATCCTTTTTGATCTGGGTACTCATGGCTTATTGAACCTGAAAGTACCGATGGATAATGGTAACCTGCGCTCTGGCGCTATGAAGGATTTTCCTAGAACGCAGGCACCACATGTACGCTTACGATTAAATCGAAGCAAAAAATTGCAATCTTTTTTATGTAGAATCAGCAGATTGACCCTGTTGTTTTGTTGAATCTGATTGTTGTGCAATTTGACTGTGTCATTCAACAGGGCACATAATTAAAAATAATGGCCGCCTGCAGCGCAGGCGGCCGCTTGGT
It includes:
- a CDS encoding RidA family protein, with protein sequence MSAITRHGTHPRLPVSNAVEANGWLYVTGQVPRDAKGELNAGSMIDQARLTLTNLVTVITNSGYEMKDVVRVGVWIDDPRDFAEFNKVFAEFFDIEHAPARVTIQGTMMCDCKIEVDAIAYRKP